AAAAACATATTGCAATAGAagctaaaaatataaaaggatgTATAAAAAGATATagaatatatacacacaaaaaaaacctaaaaaaaatcaacataagATATTCTGCACTCtagattgaattcaaacatGACCTTCAGAATTAATAGGAGGGCTATGATAAAAAAGGAATTGGATCATTTGTGCATGGTGCCACTCAATAGCCTCGTCATATAACTAGAATCAAgttaaacaatataaaacaaaattaaaatgttgaGGTAAAACCATATCACTCATAAAGATGCAATTTCTAACAGCTAAGGGGATTGTTCATTGCTATTCCACTCTATACATGGTCATTCTTGCAAGGTCATTCAGAACCACAAACCAAGTTTTGTTCACCACTCTTCTCATCCTTGTGGAACCTCAAAATAGAGCTGTCAAATTGGTCATTTGTCACCTATTTTATGGTCAATagaaacattaaattatatcttGCCCCTCTTATCTTGTGCACATTTTGTGCTACTGTTATACAAATCATATTTAGTCATTATTTCAAATGATGTTAACCTAATTCACCTTCATCTCTACCTCAAACCAAATGAGAATAAAGAATTCAAAGAACAAGCTTAAGTTTATCCGAAGGAATGTGATTAAGGACACAAGAAACTTAGAATGACGGACAAGAATGATATCATATCTTGAAGACAAAtaaggtattaaaattaaaaatcagaTGACAGTTAGGCACCTCCAAGGGGGTCAGAGGGCATTTTCCATTGATACGATTGAAACCAGGTATGATGACACGATCTTTTCTCTTGAATTTCCCTTTCCACCATTTTTCTCGAAATGAATCCATTTCAACTATTTCAGCCTTTCCCCCATCATACAAGCAGCATGAGAAGGCTACCATATCCTAAAATCCAATACATGATTGTAAGAATAAGCTATGAAAATCTTTACAATTTAAACATTCAAGCAATATAGAACTAGAGTATTAAAGATGACCTAGATATGCATACATACCTCCTCAAAACGAAGGTGGATGGAAACAAACTTCCCACTAGTCTTTGAACTCTTCTCAATCATTCGCTTAACTAGCTTCTCTGCTAGTGTTGATATGGGGGAAGAGAACCTCAAGGCTCTATAATTAGCCATGCATCGCAGCAACTGAATATGAGGTGGTACATTCATTGCCAATCTATTAGCAAATGGGGCAATTCGGATCACCCTGTATTGAGTGTAAGCAATGagaaacaacacaaaaaaatgtttcaaaAGGTTTTTCATTAGCAACTTTGATTTTTAGCCAGTTGGGACAATCATTGTCCAAGAATTCACTTGCTTCCATCCTCAATTTACTAAAATACTGATTACCAGAGATAAGTACTAAGAGAACCATTTGGATGAGCATGAAGCACTATTTAACAGCAAATAGAAATGACACTACATACCCTTGCTCTTTCAAGACAGGATAGACTTCTCCAATATAATAATTAGCAGGGGCCCAGGCTTGGACACGAATGTTTGGAATATTAGAAATATTGTACTCATATTTTTCCATCAGGAGATCTGGTAGTTCTCTGACCACCTTTACATAGCCGTCAAAACTGCTTATAAAGTGGTCCTCATCATATATATCTCCAAACTCACTGTGAAAGAAACACATAATAAGATACCAGTTACTGTAACTAGCTAAATgtacattttgaaaaataaatcatattgaGTAGGCTGAGACTCAGGGGAGCACAATATGCCTACTTCGAGTAGGTAACAAATACCAATATTCTAGTCCAAATACACATATATTAGTTTACATGCCCAATAGAACAGAGTTGTCTAACTAAACTGAAGAATGTGAATACTGTATTATAGATTGTGGATAAAAATTGCATTTGAATATCGTGGTCCAAAAATAATCTGGTTTTGCTCACATATCACAGCAATCATAGTATCTAAAATTTACCTCCTAACAGTACTTAAGGCTTCAACATaacataaaagtttatatttataaactttgGTCATGATTCAAGCAACCCAAAAGGATGTCTACTGGTCAAGAATAAATTTACAGAAAGAAAAAGTTAATCAAAACCACACAATGAATAAATCAGAATTTTATTCTGTCAATTCTaccaaaatttccaaaatagTTAAAGGCTAACAATCTGCAAAAGGTAATTGTTTTCTTCATCAGATATTTCCCAGTGGCTAGGGTAGAAGTATAAATATGAAAGAGAAAAGGGCATCcataaggtaaaaaaaaaagacataatcTTTCTTATGGATCGATTGGAAAATCATCCTTTCAGTGAAATATTTGAGATGAAGATATAACATGTTAATTAGTATAGTTACCTTGGGTCCTTCCAAACATTGTTTAACTCTAAACGAGGGATGACTAGTATTGCATTTAAAAGTCCAGCTACAGCCACTGCATTGCAGATCTGAAAAGACAAAGAaatcataacaatattttttatgcaCTAAGGATAGAAGGAAAACTAGTGTATAAAACTAGAAATTGATATGAAAAAACATAACATACCGCAGACCGCTGTTGGTTGAGACCGCCATTGGCCTCAACAATCAAGTAACCGCTAGGGCTGCGGGACTCTGAAATTTAAAGCATACATTAGTTGGCATTTGGAGATGATAAGGTAAGATGGAATCCAGAGTACAATTCTTTACATATTTCAAAAAAGAAGTAGAAATTGAAGCAAAATCAAACGAGAAAGCCTATCATAGTAAGAATTTACACTAACCTTTTTCAACACCAAAATTCTGTCCAACTGTTGAATTTTGACAGGGTTTCTGCATCTTCAGTCTCTTGTATTTCCATACAGAGGACAACTACAAGAATTAACAGCTCGAAATTTCAGCTGATCGcaacaatattaataatttttgcaatatacaaattttaaattaaaaagaattacaGTGGTAACAATGAGGACCACcgatttttttattctaacttATAATCTACTTGAGATTTTGAATTGATAAACAAGCAAACCCAGTAAATTTTAGCTTAATTGAACTTTTGATCAACAAAAGAAACATTAAGAAGCATTTCCTATAAAAGGACAACCAAATCTTCAATCTATTCGTCGTCTTAAACTAGTATACTAAATATTAATCAAGTCACAAGCAAAACTTGAtgctctctttctttatttattttcttatctcagctacaaacaaaaataagtaAGAGAGAGAAACCGAACATCAATGGCCGAAGAATTATCGAACCGAATATCATCCCAAAGCTTCTCAAAGATCTCATGACTTCTATAAACCGACCCAGGAACCGGAGGGAATCCGAGAAGCCAAGAGAAGGGGCCCACACACATGATCAAGCCCGAAACGTACAACAGAGAGAGCAGCACCAAGTACCGGAAGTTTAGCCGGAAAAGAAAACTAACGCCTAAGCCATCACGGCGTGAAAAGGATTTAGTCTTGGTATGCAGTCGCCGACGGTAATGCGAGACGGAAGCATGACGGCGCGGTGACAGTGGGGGACTGGGTGAGTTGCTGCCACTGTTGCTACTCTCACTTGCGTAGCCACCGACACCGTTTGAGTTCTGGCGattgtggtggtggtggtagtgGTGGTGAGCGTAAGGCTTGGATTTCATGGTGACGCTTGTGGTTGTGACCATGCACTGAGGAATTTGGAACTGTGTTGTACTTGTTTTGTTCCGTGATCGTGAGTGATGGCATCAACTTCAAGTAACAAGTATTAAAAGCGAAATGTTTGTACCGAACGAaggtaaaattttaacaagACAGAGCGCTCTCAAATGCTTGGCTTGGCTTTGAGCCGGTGAATATGGCTCTCTCTATGCCGTAGATATTTTTTTACATCCAAAAATAACTTTTAACAATTATAACTTTTTACTTTGGACCAAACTaaccaattaatttaattaaacataattttcttcctttctaaCTTAATTTGCGAACAACTGTTCTTTACTTTGAGAACAGGCGTTCATTATCTTCACATCAACATATACTTAGCTTCTTTCTCATTATTATTCACCTATTTAGAGatgatttcatcatttctttaaggccatcccacccaaggtatagtaaatTCCCAAATTTCCACctaccaactttcaaaaactcaaacacctaaccatgatttagaaaactaatactTATCttctaaaattaagataaaattaagggtaaaatcgtcatttaataataatatttaacatttatatcattttacctttttaatttgaaaaactaacaatttcgttcaaaattaagttttgaaaagtgacattttaccccctacctagggtttctaattttgCCGACGAATTTCCAACCAACGATggccgatctctctccctcccaatgtcgtctctccctccaatGTTCAATATTGGAGGGTAGATgttcttattattaaataacgattttacccttaatttcatcttaattttggaggatagatgttagttttccaaaccatgggtgggtgtttgggtttttgaaaattggtggGTGGAAATTGGGacttcactataccttgggtgggaataagtcttttggcctttctttaATAATCCATTGTATTTCAATGACAGAAATTGTTGGGAAAATTTAAacatatcaaattgaattttatgaaattatgtaAACATTAAATTAGGCGTATCCGGATTCCAATTTGTGATGAAACCCATTCGAATACGACATGAGATGTTGACATTAATCGTTTCCATAAATATCATTTGCCCACATATTACTTTCTTTTGAGAGACTTGATCTATAGTCTTTTGATTTAGTTTCTATGTATTTGGAGAAGAGGAAGAGTAAAACCTCTTCTATAAACAAAAACAACGAATACTGTTATATCCTTGGAAGGAGGCAGTttttttacacaatttataAATGTCTAACTATCTTCTAACTCTTAACTAACAACTGTCCTTGATAGttaaattaaatcgaattgaGTCAATTCATCATAGGTGGATCTAAACCCAATAAAAATGATTGTGATTATCTTTAAAACATTCATTCCATTGTGAAtttcaaaactctaattttCTAAAAACGGTTATTTTTATCgttgaaatagtcattttattgtGTTCGGTACAACAAAAATAGTTGTTTTTTTCCGtgtttgtatatatgtattctacacattcaaaattatcatcctACATATCacagtaatatatatatatatatatatatatatatatatatatatatatatatatatatatatatatatatatatatatataaaccgaaaccataattaaaaaatctcttTACTTAGGTTCTAAGCGGTAGAATTTGACGATGATCCAATTTTCGGTCATGATCTTCTTGACTTGTGGCCTCTGGATGctgaaaaaatattgtaaaaatgtttaaactgGGTTTGTGCATTATAGGATAGCGAAAATCGTGTAGTACTTATCCATTTTTATAGAATTCTGTATTCGCCACTTAAATCATTTATGATATGATGTATTACCTGTTCATTCACCTGACATTTATTAAACAAACACTCACTTTTACAAATAACAGTTCAACTACCTATTTTGATTCACACAGACATGACAATAGGTTGGATTGGTTCTGGCTAGACCCATCGGGTTTATGAGTAGAGTCAAGCCTAAAACCCATACAATAATGGGTTTTTAGATCGAATTGAtccatatatttttgaaaacctaaagtGTGGCCTTATATATAAATGAGCCGGtccatttaaataatttttttaaattttaatcaaaatttttaaatacaaattatttttaaattattaaaatcgagaataatatctcaaatattttatttacaatttctCATTTATGACGAAGAAATATTgtggttatatgataaaaaatattataaatttataatataggacaaataaattaatttacatattatataaattacaaacataaataaaatatatatactatacaaTTTATCTACTCGTTTTTAATATccaaatatcttaatttttttgatattagatcaatttataatattttgtaatgataaaattgaaatgaaaatgaaagggttgataagagaaaataagatttagaatataataaaagaatagaaattgagaaaaattgaaattgatgaagagtttcattagtttatatagagaaaaataaattaatttaaaaatttaaaaaaaaaaacttaaagacTTCAGCTTTGGCTCTGTTgtctgatttttttaatttttatttatttttaattagtaacaAGTCAGGATATGCGTAATATTAAAGTTTATGGGCCGATCCTAAAGACCCATAGGCTAGGTTTGATACGTTATAGTACTAGATCAAACTTTATCAAATTGggttttaaattcataattcgaGTTTGACCTCTATTTGGTTCGACCCAATTAGCGTGTCTAGATTCATATTAGTGAAACACAAACTCAACATAAAATGACAGAAATAATCCTACTATACACATGTGGGCATTATGTGTATTTGATGTTATGTTAATAATagaacttatttttaaaatggatATTGTTTTTATGAAAAGATAGGTTagtagataaataaatatcaaatatataattgattatgtCATATGGTAACAAGAATGTTTTCATATTAATGAATGTCATATTAATGCTGACATTCATTGGTTGATAACTTGAAAAACACACATTAAATCTAATATACGACATGTGATTAATTCAAAAGGTCAAATAGGAAAATACAAATTACATGTGTTTATTATTctttattggccaaaagacttattcccactctaGATTTAGTGTATCtacaacttttatttattaaattttgaaaaatttaaatactcactcattACTATAACTGTCAAAgataaatagttatttaaaaaaataataatttatctttttttttatattagttttaaaaaataacaatttttttcataatttaattttaagaagttaCTTTTTCACCGTCATCATTAAatgttatcatattttattattaacatctACTCactcaaagttaaaaaacattACACTTATACCTCCaaaatttcattctctctttcCAATGGCTATTCTTTTTGGCTATAATGGTTTTTTGGCATGGAAACCATCCAAAATTCTATTGAAATGGCCGAATTTATCACACAGATTCGTACAACAAAGTTGCAGAAATTTATGCGACGATCGACACACAACTCTGTTAAAAAACATCGCATGGATTTGTGTTATAAATCTGCTCATTTTGATCAAATGATCGATGGTTTTCACACAAAAAAAACCACTTGTAAGGGAGAGAAGATGTTAGTAGTAGAGTTGATTATGTGTTAGAATGAATTGCcagaaaaagagaaagcaattttgaaaatataagcataatattttttaactttgaggGATggttgttaatttaaaaatatgaaaatcctaAATAGTGAGAGTGgaaaattatttcttaaaactaagttgtaagaaaaattattaatttttaaaattaaaacgaaaaaagagataaattattttttaaataatatttttatttttaataaaaataataaaatttaataattatatatatatttaaaattttaacacttaacgaataaaagttaaaaatggaATAAACCTTTACGTGGAAACAActcttttgccctttttttattttaagaaggaggattatatcaataaaaataataaaaagattgattACAACATTGACTGATTATTTGAAAAGAACCCAATCAACCGCGAGGAGGgagaaataataattacaattcCTTTTCTAGAACCAATTGCACCTCATTCTCCCGTCCACATAAAGTTGAAAACGTGCTTCACCATCACGAGCTAACCCCACCCCACAACTACAGCTGCTTTGCTTGCTCTCGGAGCCAAGCCGATAATGCTCATTAATCACAACAATAAACACTAATTCGTTACCATGCATTAACTACTTAAACACAAgtaatctttattaattattaaaacggTGCGTATCGGTAGCCAGAATGGCAAAAGACCAGCAGCAGCCCGTCACTGGCTTCGGGCTCTTTTAATTATGGGAGCCGAATCATATacagtattaaaaatttaattttttaaaaaatatatatcaatttatatcaataatatgtattatattaattataatatattttataatatatattattttttatttatattatatcatatatcataaaatatcgatatttttatttgaggtCTAATGGTTATGTTAGCCTCCATGTATTACGACGGTCGACGGGTTGACTGCAACTGTTTCAGTGATATAACTCCCCCGAAAACTTTAGCGTCCACTTTTCAAGCCTTCTTAATTGACATTTGGCAAATATTAAGAATTGTTTTCTGTGCATTAATTTCAGATGGGTAATCTTCAATTACACAAGCAAATTGATTGAAGATGATGCCacaataatcaaataatgagAGGTTACATGTTCATTTTTAGATCATGATAGATTCATTTAATACACTACAACTATTTATTTGcctttttaatggaaaattattgtttaccTAAACTccaattaaatgataattatttgtgtgatttgttttAGGATTAGGATTGACCTAAAAAGCATTTTAAAATaagccaaaggattattttttatctaagttTTTGTTAAGCCTTAAAATGTATATTTACGAtagttcaaaaattcaaatacttattcGTGAGTTAGCTTTTATTAGagacaataataaaatcattatttgatcattaaaccctaaaaattatatcatttttctctcttagtttgaaaaactaacaatttttctttgtaattaagttttaaaaagttacaatttCTCCCCATAAGGTTTGAAAATCGTTTTTGGCCAACTAATCTAATGAGCAGATAGTGGTCAGACAATAAAAGGATGGAGTTTGGATGACAAAGTGTCATCAATCGTCCAGACGATATTTCTCAACAATAAAGTGTCATCCAGATTGATGATACTTTGTCGAGAAGCATTATCCAAATCGACGATGCTTCCTCCAAATCGTTGACACCTCTTCTCTATGATTGTCAAATTCCGTTGAGtcatctaaaaaattaaaaccctaagaggagaaatataacattttaaaattaatcataaaaaaaaaatattagttatttaaataaaaaagaaaaatgatataaatttttaaagttttgtgataaaataacgattttactcttacttctaataaaaattaaatcatgaataagtgttttggtttacaagtatacttttgagattaaattaaaaatcggTGGGAAATgttcctttggcctttaaaatattaactaaataGAGAGAAGGCAACCCTTGATATTCAACCGTATGTATCACCAATCTATCTCATTGATTTCTTGTAGAGAGAAGGCATTTAAATACCAACCAAATCCATTACTCAtatgaaagtaaaatttttgGGCAGTGCAAAGGGGACGTGGATTTCAAGTGACTTCTAGAATTTTTGGCCCACATGGTGATggattgattttgtttatattttaaaaggaaacaaaaaggCCGTGTTCACTTCAATCTATCATAATTTCTCGGTCgaggtataaattataaaatattaaattaaattttttaaaattataaaaatatataaattatcatataatttaaattcttaaagCAATTAAAATCATTTCTTAATATGACCTGATTTTTCACTCTTAAATTACccttaaatgacaatttttaatgagataaaatatattatatcagaTTTTGGAGTGAagatataatcaatataaagtaaattaattgacttttatatattaagaatCTAATAAATCTCAAGACGTACACTTATActgtttatttatatcataacttataaatgtattaaacttatatttattataatctataaatatgttaaatttatctttattgatcactcatACTCATCTGTGAACTGACATTGACAATAACGAACctataaatcaaatttggagggattaagattaaaaacaaataagttattaatcaactattgataaatttattaaaccacaaaactatatatatatatatatatcaaatttgttgGAATATTACATTATGATTTCATCAAcatgattttcttgttttttccaaagcaatatgaaatatgcatagTTCGGTTTAAATCGTAAACTCAgactaaactatttaaaaattacagtttagtatgtaaaaaattttggtttcggttgataaatctttgaaaaataaatttcgATTTACACTATAATTTAAacgtttttcaaatcaaactaaactgtAAAAccgtatttaatatatatatatatatatatatatatatatatatatatatatatatatatatatatataatgatatttgagagaatttttagggaaattttaaaaaatggccaaaatgccctcccattaagcaaaaatacccaaaatcactatttttaagccaaaatgcccaaaatcactgtttcaaaaaaaaaaatgcctatgactttttttaataccaaaactacccttcccctcatatttatataactctcccacttactatggggttttaatgtaattttagataaatatgaggggtttttggatattttacattataaaggtattttgttatttatttatttatttcaaactttttctaaaatatcaaaattacccttcccttcatttatataactcccctcaccCATTATGGGgattaaaatgattttagataaatatgaggggtttttggatattttacattgtaaggcattttcatttttcaacttttagaattcgaatttcagttccgtttttttgaatttcaccgttttacgatatatcgactcgtatttttcagatttctgaaagatttttcgtttgttgccattttagggtttttcaacttttacaattcgaatttcagttccgttttttcagatttcatcgttttacgagatatggactcgtatttttcagatttctgaaagatttttcgtttgttgccattttagggt
This sequence is a window from Mangifera indica cultivar Alphonso unplaced genomic scaffold, CATAS_Mindica_2.1 Un_0024, whole genome shotgun sequence. Protein-coding genes within it:
- the LOC123206086 gene encoding O-fucosyltransferase 10-like, encoding MVTTTSVTMKSKPYAHHHYHHHHNRQNSNGVGGYASESSNSGSNSPSPPLSPRRHASVSHYRRRLHTKTKSFSRRDGLGVSFLFRLNFRYLVLLSLLYVSGLIMCVGPFSWLLGFPPVPGSVYRSHEIFEKLWDDIRFDNSSAIDLSSVWKYKRLKMQKPCQNSTVGQNFGVEKESRSPSGYLIVEANGGLNQQRSAICNAVAVAGLLNAILVIPRLELNNVWKDPSEFGDIYDEDHFISSFDGYVKVVRELPDLLMEKYEYNISNIPNIRVQAWAPANYYIGEVYPVLKEQGVIRIAPFANRLAMNVPPHIQLLRCMANYRALRFSSPISTLAEKLVKRMIEKSSKTSGKFVSIHLRFEEDMVAFSCCLYDGGKAEIVEMDSFREKWWKGKFKRKDRVIIPGFNRINGKCPLTPLEVGMMLRGMGFDNHTSIYLASGKIYQAERHLASLLKMFPLLYTKESLATPDELAPFEDYSSRLAALDYTVCLFSEVFVTTQGGNFPHFLMGHRRFLFDGHAKTINPDKRKLVLLLQNMNISWMSFKDEMEIMLSENDRKGIMVPRVRKINRKTSIYTFPLPECRCLQQ